A window of Bacteroidales bacterium contains these coding sequences:
- a CDS encoding helix-turn-helix transcriptional regulator, with protein sequence MKIYIKNMVCNRCIMAVSKVLADLDLHPIHIELGMVDLAEQELPPEKLSKLDNILLNLGFERIDDRKSRLIEKIKTTIINYIHQSGEEQALNWSSLIADELLYEYNYLSNLFSSVEGITLEQYILRQKIEKVKELLTYDELTLSEIAWKLGYNSVAHLSSQFRKITGFSPSNFKKLRNISRQSLDNL encoded by the coding sequence ATGAAGATTTACATCAAGAACATGGTATGTAATCGCTGCATCATGGCAGTTAGCAAAGTGCTTGCTGATCTTGATCTGCACCCGATACACATTGAACTTGGGATGGTTGATCTGGCAGAACAGGAATTACCTCCAGAAAAGCTTTCCAAACTTGACAACATACTTCTAAATCTTGGATTTGAAAGAATTGATGACCGAAAAAGCCGGCTTATTGAAAAAATCAAAACAACTATCATCAACTATATTCACCAATCTGGTGAAGAACAGGCCTTGAACTGGTCATCATTAATTGCTGATGAATTGCTTTACGAATACAATTATCTGAGCAACTTGTTTTCATCCGTTGAAGGAATAACACTCGAACAATATATACTCAGGCAAAAGATAGAAAAAGTGAAAGAGTTACTCACGTATGATGAACTAACCCTCAGTGAAATTGCATGGAAGCTCGGGTATAACAGTGTGGCACATTTAAGCAGCCAGTTCAGGAAAATCACTGGATTTTCACCGAGCAACTTCAAAAAGTTGAGAAACATAAGCCGGCAATCGTTAGATAATCTGTAA
- a CDS encoding heavy-metal-associated domain-containing protein, which yields MKTIFFISLFSLISLTSFTQSIKTTDFKVYGNCGMCESRIEKAAKIDGVTSAEWSQESKMLTLKYDTQKVNLDDVHQKIADAGHDTEKVCAQDETYSNLHACCQYKRPERKND from the coding sequence ATGAAGACTATTTTTTTTATTTCCTTATTCAGCCTGATTTCCCTGACCTCTTTCACCCAGTCTATAAAAACCACAGACTTTAAAGTTTATGGTAATTGTGGAATGTGCGAGAGCCGAATAGAAAAAGCTGCAAAAATTGATGGTGTTACCTCTGCCGAATGGTCGCAGGAATCAAAAATGCTCACCCTTAAATACGATACCCAAAAGGTTAACCTGGATGATGTGCATCAGAAAATTGCTGATGCCGGCCACGATACTGAAAAGGTGTGTGCCCAGGATGAAACTTACAGCAACTTGCATGCTTGCTGCCAATACAAAAGGCCGGAACGCAAAAACGACTAG
- a CDS encoding efflux RND transporter permease subunit — protein MLNKLIRFFLENKLVTVLLLALFIGWGIITSPFGWQIGALPSDPVPVDAIPDIGENQQIVFTEWMGRSPQDIEDQISYPLTTYLLGIPGVKSIRSSSIFGFSSIFIIFEEGIEFYWSRSRILEKLSSLPSNLLPEGVQPALGPDATALGQVYWYTIEGRDKEGNPTGGWDLHEIRTVQDFYVKYGLNATEGVSEVASIGGFVQEYQIDVNPDALKAYDIPLHKVMLAVQKSNRDVGAKTIEINQAEYLVRGLGYIKSVEDIEKAVVAVQENVPIRIQDIGKVSLGPSTRRGALDKDGAEVVGGVVVARFGANPLQVINNVKDKIVEISPGLPKKVLPDGTESQLTIVPFYDRSGLIYETLGTLEEAISLQILIVILVVIVMVYNLRASFLISSLLPIAVLMVFIAMRYFGVDANIVALSGIAIAIGTMVDLGVILSENIIKHVDEAPPGQKLITTIYNGASEVSSAILTAVSTTIVSFIPVFTMQAAEGKLFGPLAFTKTFALIAALIVSLFILPTLAHWFFGTRIKSRSIRKWVNLILIPIGIAALLFGQTWGGLMLLAFGLVGVLKEFRGEKLEVRNEKLDEGVTSNKTSIQEKFKLFVQWILDHAEIIIVVIGVIWLLAKYWLPLGPAKSLVLNVTFVALIVIFILGFFTMLEYFYKPILRWCLDHKITFLLIPSFLILFGAITWMGFNNIFGFVAKGYDTVGWNIRTTKIWSGLAHTFPAIGKEFMPSLNEGSFLYMPTSMPHSGFEYNRKVLGQLDMLISNIPEVEITVGKLGRVESALDPAPISMYENVINYRPEYMLNERGHRMRFKVDKNDRFILSNGDSLTNEEALKRSVTNQELIPDGKGNYYRNWRLEIKSPDDIWNEIVRVAKIPGVTSAPKLQPIETRLVMLQTGMRAPMGIKVYGPDLPTIEAFGMQLEAVLKEVPSVKAEAVFADRIVGKPYLHLNINRDEISRYGLNIEDVQQTIETAIGGMTITSTVEGRERFPVRVRYPRELRDDPESLGKILIPTPTGAQIPISQIVDFEYVKGPQAIKSEETFLVGYVLFDKRDGFSEVAVVNDAQNTIQARIDSGELNVPAGISYKFSGSYENQVRAEKRLSIIVPLVLVIVFLILYFQFKSVTTSLMVFSGIAMAFSGGFIMIWLYGQGWFVDFSIFGANMRELFQMHTINLSVAVWVGFIALFGIATDDGVLMATYLDQSFARNKTNNLKGIRAAVVEAGYRRIKPAVMTSATTIIALLPILTSTGRGADIMIPMAIPAFGGMIFAAVTYFIVPVLYSLREERKLKRIQS, from the coding sequence ATGCTCAACAAGCTCATTCGGTTCTTTCTTGAAAACAAACTGGTAACTGTTTTATTGCTTGCCCTTTTTATTGGGTGGGGCATTATTACTTCACCATTTGGGTGGCAAATTGGGGCGTTGCCTTCTGATCCTGTTCCGGTGGATGCCATTCCTGATATTGGCGAAAACCAGCAAATCGTTTTTACCGAATGGATGGGCCGCTCACCGCAGGATATCGAAGACCAGATTTCCTATCCGCTTACCACTTATTTGCTGGGAATTCCGGGTGTTAAGTCCATACGGAGTTCTTCCATTTTCGGATTTTCCAGCATCTTCATCATTTTTGAAGAAGGCATTGAATTTTACTGGTCGCGCTCGCGAATTCTCGAAAAGCTGAGTTCACTTCCATCCAATTTGCTGCCTGAAGGCGTCCAACCAGCGCTTGGCCCTGATGCCACCGCCTTGGGGCAAGTTTACTGGTACACAATTGAAGGCCGTGATAAAGAGGGCAATCCTACAGGTGGCTGGGATTTGCACGAAATCCGTACTGTTCAGGACTTCTATGTAAAATACGGGCTGAATGCCACCGAAGGTGTTTCAGAAGTCGCCTCAATTGGTGGTTTTGTACAGGAATATCAGATTGATGTCAATCCTGATGCATTGAAAGCTTACGACATTCCACTTCACAAAGTGATGTTGGCTGTGCAGAAATCGAACAGGGATGTTGGCGCAAAAACCATTGAAATCAATCAGGCTGAATACCTGGTTCGCGGATTGGGCTATATCAAAAGTGTGGAAGACATTGAAAAAGCAGTTGTAGCTGTTCAGGAAAATGTGCCCATCCGTATTCAGGATATCGGCAAGGTAAGCTTAGGCCCTTCCACCCGACGCGGCGCCCTTGATAAAGACGGTGCCGAGGTAGTTGGAGGCGTTGTAGTTGCCCGTTTTGGCGCTAATCCATTGCAGGTTATTAACAACGTGAAAGATAAAATCGTAGAAATTTCGCCCGGACTGCCAAAAAAGGTGCTTCCTGACGGAACGGAAAGCCAGCTTACTATTGTGCCATTTTACGACCGGTCAGGTCTCATATACGAAACACTGGGAACGCTGGAGGAGGCTATTTCACTCCAAATTTTGATTGTCATTCTAGTCGTCATCGTTATGGTTTACAATCTACGGGCTTCGTTTCTGATTTCCAGTTTATTGCCCATTGCCGTACTGATGGTTTTTATCGCCATGCGCTATTTTGGAGTTGATGCCAACATTGTGGCTTTATCGGGTATTGCTATTGCCATTGGAACAATGGTTGACCTGGGCGTGATCCTTTCGGAGAACATCATCAAGCATGTCGATGAAGCCCCGCCCGGTCAGAAATTGATAACCACCATTTACAACGGCGCTTCCGAGGTAAGTTCTGCAATACTTACCGCGGTTTCAACCACCATAGTGAGTTTTATCCCTGTATTTACCATGCAGGCTGCCGAAGGAAAACTGTTTGGGCCGTTGGCTTTTACCAAAACCTTTGCACTGATAGCAGCACTGATTGTTTCCTTGTTCATTTTGCCCACGCTGGCCCACTGGTTTTTCGGTACCCGCATTAAAAGCCGTTCAATTCGAAAATGGGTGAATTTAATTCTCATTCCCATTGGAATTGCAGCTCTTTTATTCGGGCAAACCTGGGGTGGATTGATGCTGCTGGCTTTTGGATTAGTAGGAGTGTTAAAAGAGTTTAGAGGAGAGAAGTTAGAGGTCAGAAATGAGAAGTTAGACGAAGGCGTTACTTCTAACAAGACCTCAATTCAGGAAAAATTCAAATTATTCGTCCAATGGATTCTTGACCATGCCGAAATTATCATTGTGGTTATTGGTGTAATCTGGCTGCTGGCCAAATACTGGCTTCCGCTGGGTCCTGCCAAAAGTCTGGTATTGAATGTGACGTTTGTCGCCTTGATTGTGATTTTTATTTTAGGATTCTTTACCATGCTGGAGTATTTCTACAAACCAATACTTCGCTGGTGTCTGGATCACAAAATTACTTTCTTGTTGATACCTTCCTTCCTGATCCTTTTCGGGGCAATTACCTGGATGGGGTTCAACAATATTTTTGGTTTTGTGGCCAAAGGTTATGATACAGTTGGATGGAATATCCGCACCACCAAAATATGGTCTGGTTTAGCCCATACTTTTCCCGCAATCGGAAAAGAATTCATGCCTTCACTCAACGAAGGCAGTTTCCTGTACATGCCCACTTCCATGCCCCATTCTGGTTTTGAATACAACCGAAAAGTTTTAGGGCAACTGGATATGCTAATTTCCAACATTCCTGAGGTGGAAATTACTGTGGGAAAATTAGGAAGGGTAGAGTCGGCGCTTGATCCGGCGCCCATTTCAATGTATGAAAACGTGATAAACTATCGTCCGGAGTACATGCTCAACGAACGAGGGCACCGGATGCGGTTTAAGGTGGATAAAAATGACCGGTTTATACTCAGCAACGGAGACTCACTTACCAATGAAGAAGCTTTAAAACGTAGTGTAACCAATCAGGAACTAATACCCGACGGCAAGGGGAATTATTACCGCAACTGGCGGCTTGAAATCAAATCGCCCGACGACATTTGGAATGAAATAGTAAGAGTTGCTAAAATCCCGGGGGTTACCTCTGCGCCAAAGCTGCAGCCCATTGAAACACGGCTGGTGATGTTGCAAACAGGTATGCGCGCCCCTATGGGGATTAAAGTGTATGGCCCCGACCTGCCGACCATTGAAGCATTTGGGATGCAACTGGAAGCGGTATTAAAAGAAGTACCATCGGTTAAGGCCGAAGCGGTATTTGCCGATCGTATCGTAGGCAAACCTTACCTGCATCTCAACATCAACCGCGATGAGATTTCGCGCTATGGTTTAAACATTGAAGATGTCCAGCAAACCATCGAAACGGCCATTGGAGGTATGACAATCACTTCTACGGTTGAGGGGCGTGAACGTTTTCCGGTGAGGGTGCGCTATCCCCGCGAACTTCGGGATGACCCTGAATCCTTGGGAAAAATTTTAATTCCAACACCAACAGGTGCACAAATACCAATCTCCCAGATTGTGGACTTTGAATATGTAAAAGGTCCGCAAGCAATCAAAAGTGAGGAGACTTTTTTGGTGGGTTATGTTTTGTTTGACAAACGGGATGGTTTTTCTGAGGTAGCAGTGGTTAACGATGCGCAAAATACAATTCAGGCCCGGATTGATTCAGGGGAATTAAATGTTCCGGCTGGAATCAGTTATAAGTTTTCGGGAAGTTACGAGAACCAGGTACGGGCTGAAAAGCGCCTTTCTATCATTGTCCCCCTGGTGTTGGTCATTGTATTTCTGATTCTCTACTTCCAGTTTAAGTCTGTTACTACCTCCCTCATGGTCTTTTCAGGCATTGCCATGGCCTTTAGCGGTGGATTTATAATGATATGGCTATATGGGCAGGGCTGGTTTGTTGACTTCTCCATTTTTGGTGCCAACATGCGGGAGCTTTTCCAGATGCACACCATCAACCTGAGTGTGGCGGTTTGGGTGGGTTTTATTGCCCTGTTTGGGATTGCTACCGACGACGGCGTTCTTATGGCCACCTACTTGGACCAAAGCTTCGCCCGGAACAAAACCAATAATCTGAAAGGCATACGGGCGGCTGTGGTGGAAGCAGGCTACCGAAGGATTAAACCTGCGGTAATGACTTCGGCAACAACAATTATTGCATTGCTGCCAATTTTGACCTCAACCGGCCGCGGTGCCGATATTATGATTCCCATGGCCATACCGGCTTTTGGAGGGATGATTTTTGCAGCGGTTACTTATTTTATTGTACCTGTGCTTTATAGCTTGAGGGAAGAGAGAAAATTAAAAAGGATACAATCATGA